Genomic window (Heptranchias perlo isolate sHepPer1 chromosome 11, sHepPer1.hap1, whole genome shotgun sequence):
ctgtgatagtggggatattgggagaaggccgagatggatcatctactcagcacttctggttgaagatggctgcgaacgcttcagctttgtctgttgtactcacatgctggactctgccatcattgaggatgggaatgtttacagagcttcgctcctcccgttagttgtttaattgtccaccaccattcacgacagaacttcgtctccacgaggactgtgcagtggtcactcctaccaatactgtcatggacagatgcatctgcgacaggtagattggtgagcaaGAGGTTCAGTggcaggtttttccctcgtgttggttcactcaccacctgccgcaggcccagtctggcagctatgtccttcaggacttcgGCCAactgtggtgctaccaagccactcttgatgatggacattgaagtcccccacccaaagtacattctgtgcccttgctacccttagtgcttcccaacacggaggagggctgattcatcagctgagggagggcagtaggtggtaatcagcaggaggtttccttgccctgtttgacctgatgccatgagatttcatggggtccagagtcaatgttgaggactgccTAGGgctattccctcctgactgtatatcactataccgcctccactggtgggtctgtcctgccggtgggacaggacatacacagggatggtaatggaagaatctgggaccttggctgaaaggtatgattttgcatgtatggctatgtcaggctgttgcttgactagactgtgggacagctctcctcattttgacacaagtccctagatgttagtgaggaggactttgcaacgtcgactgggcttggtttgcctttgtcgtgtccagtccaattttattcttattacgactttttgtagcgagattttacaactaggccatttcagagggtgattaagaatcaaccacattagtgtgggtctggagtcacatgtaggccagaccaggtaaggacggcaggtttccttctctaaagggcattagtgaaccagatgggtttttatgacaatggctaccattactgatactagttttttttattccagattttatttaattaattgaatttaaattctccagctgccgtggcgggatttgaactcacgattattagtccaggcctcgggattactaggccagtaacataaccactatgctaccatacccaaacGAGCAGCAGTGGGTTTTGACAGACATTTATTGAAAGCGCCGCAAACGATCAAGGAATTTTGCCCGTACTGATGTTTCAGCATAAAACTAGCGTAAATCAGTCATGTGTGAATTTCCTCAGGAAAAAATTGGCGCAACCGCTCTTGCGCCGTAGTTACGCCGAAacgttccaggaaattctgggcattgtttccactggttggggagatgttaatgagagggcacaaatttcaaataatcacaaaaataaataaagtgccggggtgggcggggggggtggcggtggaaGGGAGGTAGAAAAAATATATTTCTACAGAGAATGGTTGGAATATTGAAGTCTCTGCCACAAACCGTTGTTGACACAGactccataaattcttttaaaaggaaattagataattGCTTGAAGTGAAATGTTaaagatatggggagtgagcaggattaGACTGGGTAGCCACAGACTTGATGAGCAGAATGGACTGCTTCTCGCAAGGTCCTGGGCACTGACCTTAGAGGAGGTGAGCTTCTTTTGCTTCTTTTAAATTGGATAAAGATATGAAGATTTATGGGAAACGAGTGGCTCCATGGGACCACCGAtcgatgcaatataatgtgagtcCACGCTCAATCCCATGCCTATCAAATGTTTAACATTCAATTAATTGACTGCCCTCTTTATGTGACAGATAGTGGGGTCTCTTTAAAATCAAGATGCCTTCAAGATGACATGCCTGATGATGGAACTTCAGAAGCAGGTCAGCGGTCTGTGGCACACTCAGTAACCCAAGTCCCCCGAGCTCCAGGGCTTGGTGATTGGCCAGATGACTGGATTAACAATTGAACCTGGAAGGGTAGACTTCTCATTGGGTTTTGGGGACCCACAAACTAATACACTGGCTGGGAACCTTCTTAGGCTGAAGGGTCCGTGGGGAGTCCGGGGAACAAGAGGAAGAGCAGCACAGCAAGTAAGTCATTATTTGACTTCCCCCAACAGGCATaggtaaaggacgcctcttgtttgtcctcacccaatatggtgggcggtgcATTACCAGCGGGAAACGTGCGCACGCTTCCTGGCCGCCATATTGGGGCCTTAGTAGTCCGAAAACAGGCGCTGCAAAGACCAGTTTCTATGCCCTGCATCTTTGTCATAGCGTGGACCATGAGAGGGAACACGAGCCCATTGAGACTTAATTAAAATGGTAACCTCAGGAATGAGTTAAGGAAGCTgagaaaattaaaaacaaagaTGGTTGAAGGATTGAATCATCTTTACCCGTGTCAATCAACAATATAACTTTACCCATTGCTTTTATATATAAGTAGCTTAGAGAGGTAGTTGCATGCCTTACAAAGGCATTTAGGTTAGTGATTACATTTCAGGAATCCCCTCCCTGTACTCCAGCTCCTTGCTCCTGGATTTTGAGACCCTAGTCTGCACTCCAGGATTCCCATGTTCCTGGATTTAGAACCCCCTCCCTGTGCTGCAGGATCCCTCGAATGAgcctgtcattccccggctcggttatttccctttttaaatataggtacTCCATTTATCTGTTTCTAACCCTGCAGAACCAGTACCCAATGAACCTTCCACTACTGTACCCAATACCCTGTaaatctccttctttgcctcCTTCAGCAACCTCAGAtagatgccatttggcccattaataATGGAGATTAAGGGGCTGATATTCCTATCAGTAACCTCCGGGAACCTATTGCCTGGGCACTAATGACAGGAAATAATGGGAACAATGCATAATGCGGGGTCTCCAGCCCTGTTACGttgttcaaggatttcctggaGCTTCCCCAAAAAGCGGATCTGGGCCTGCACCTGAGCCTGAAAGCACTCCCATGGAAATGAGGCAGTTGGGGATGTAAttcttctattcaagaaaggaggaagacagaaagcaggaaactacaggccagttagcttaacatctgtcatagggaaaatgccagaatctattattaaggaggttatagcagggaacttagaaaatctcaatgcaatcaggcagagtcaacacggctttgtgaaagggaaatcgtgtttgactgatttattagagttctttgaggaagtaacaagcaacgtggataaaggggatcctgtgggtgtggtgtacttggatttgcagaaggcttttgacaaggtgccacatcaaaggcttctacacaaaataagagctcatggtgtagggggtaacatattagcatggataaaggattggttggctaacaggaaacagagagtaggcataaatgggtcattttcaggttggcaagatgtaacgagtggagtgccacagggatcagtgcttgggcctcaactatttacaatctatatcaatgacttggatgaagggaccgaatgtatggtttctAAATTTGctcatgacacaaaggtaggtaggaaagtaagttgtgaagaggacataaggagtctgcaaagagatatagataggttaagtgagtgggcaaaaatttggcaaaagaagtataatgtgggaaaatgtgaacttgtccactttggcagcaggaatagaaaagcagtatattatttaaatggagagagattgcaggactctgaggtacagagggatctgggtgtcctagtacatgaatcacaaaaagttagtatgcaggtacagcaagtgattaggaaggcaaatggaatgttgtcatttattgcaaggggaatggaatataaaagtagagatgttttgctacagttgtacagggcattggtgagatcacatccagaatactgtgtgcagttttggtctccttatttaagaaaggacataattgctttggaggtggttcagagaaggttcactcgactgattccagggatgagggggttatcttatgaggaaagttggacaagttggctctgtatacactggagtttagaagaatgagaggtgatcttattgaaacatagaagattctgaggggacttgaaggggtagatgctgagaggatgattccccttgtgggagagactagaactgggggccacagtttaaaaataagcggtctcccatttaagacagagatgaggagaattttttctctcagagggttgtgagtctgtggaactcccttccccagagagtggtggaggcagggtcattgaatatttttaaggctgagttagatagattcctgattaacaagggagtcaaaggttatagtcggtagacaggaaagtagggttgaggtcacaatcagatcagccatgatcttatcaaatggcagagcaggctcgaggggccgaatggcctactcctgctcttaattcctatgtttgtatgtatgtatgttgTTCCTGGTTTCTCAAGCCTCATTCCCTCATCCTTGTTTTATTTGTTGTGAACCTCAACTATTTCTGTTTAATATGAATAGCAATCTCGCTGTTAAACCACTTCAATCCTTGGGCTAACTCTCAAATAAAGAATAAACAAGTTATAtggagattcaccattacatagaattacattgaattttacagtacagaaacaggccattcagtccatctgaTCCAtgacagtgtttatgctccacaggagcctccacccacccgacttcatctaatcctatcaggataaccttctattctttttcacctggtgtgtttatctagcttccccttaaatgcatctatgctattcgcctcaaacaTTCCACGTGGCAGTGaattccacgttctcaccactctctgagtaaagaagtttctcctgaattctctattggatttattagtgactatcttatatttatggcccctagttttggactccccctcaagtggaaacatcttctctaagtctaccctatcataattttaaaaacctttattaggtcacccctcagtcttctcttttctggaaaacagccccagcctgttcagtttttcctgatagttgtacccagttatttaatgatgtggagatgccggtgatggactggggttgacaattgtaaacaattttacaacaccaagttatagtccagcaattttattttaaattcacaagctttcggaggcttcctccttcgtcaggtgaacgatgtgaaaatgagagGATGATTccccattttcacatcgttcacctgacgaaggaggaagcctccgaaagcttgtgaatttaaaataaaattgctggactataacttggtgttgtaaaattatttacagtTATTTAATGGTGTTAACAATGTTGGAGTAGCTCCTGGTCATGATTTTGTGCAGTGTTACCATCTTACTTGTATTGTAAGCTGTGGACATTAGTCCTTGAGCGTGTGCACAGTAACACCTGGCGGTGAGCTGAGAGTTCCGCCAGACTCTGATCGCAGGTTGAACTTGTCCGGGGGAGGTGGCAACTCCTCACCGACCGCAGATGGGCAGCAGCAGCAGGCCGTCCACGTGGGAAGGAAATCCCTCCCCATACGTCATGGGCGAAGGGGGCGCGCGGCGGGGGAACCCCCGGATGACGTGTTGGGAGGCGGCCGCTCACCTATAAAAGTGGCGGCGGCCGCGGTGGCGGGGCAGAGAGCGGCTGCGGGTCGCAGGGGGTGAGTCGGCGGGGGGCAGAGAGCGGCTGCGGGTCGCAGGGGGTGAGTCGGCGGGGGGGCAGAGAGCGGCTGCGGGTCGCAGGGGGTGAGTCGGCGGGGGGCAGAGAGCGGCTGCGGGTCGCAGGGGGTGAGTCGGGCACCGCACGGAACATTTAGTCTCCGCTCCATAAACAACCACCAGGAACGCCACCGACATGAAGATGCACAAAGGCAGAACAGCAGCGCGATGTAAGTGAGGCGGCTTGTGCGGTGTAACTGCGGGCGGAGCGggaccccctgccccccccccccctgggaaGCGCAGTCTGACGGACACCGCGGCTGCTGCTGCTCCATCACCGCCTGGCGGCGACCTACTGCCGTGGGAAGCAGCAGAGCGGAACTCCTGGAAATAGGCAGCACCTCAACGGGGGAAGGACAGGTTAATGCTCGGGGTgcagactctcctcctgtaaggggagaggggacaggttaATGCTCGGGGTGTagactctcctcctgtaaggggagaggggacaggttaATGCTCGGGGTgcagactctcctcctgtaaggggagaggggacaggttaATGCTCGGGGTgcagactctcctcctgtaaggggagaggggacaggttaATGCTCGGGGTgcagactctcctcctgtaaggggagagggGACCGGTTAATGCTCGGGGTgcagactctcctcctgtaaggggagaggggacaggttaATGCTCGGGGTgcagactctcctcctgtaaggggagaggggacgggTTAATGCTCGGGGTGTagactctcctcctgtaaggggagaggggacaggttaATGCTCGGGGTGTagactctcctcctgtaaggggagaggggacgggTTAATGCTCGGGGTgcagactctcctcctgtaaggggagaggggacgggTTAATGCTCGGGGTgcagactctcctcctgtaaggggagaggggacgggTTAATGCTCGGGGTgcagactctcctcctgtaaggggagaggggacgggTTAATGCTCGGGGTgcagactctcctcctgtaaggggagaggggacgggTTAATGCTCGGGGTgcagactctcctcctgtaaggggagagggGACCGGTTAATGCTCGGGGTgcagactctcctcctgtaaggggagaggggacgggTTAATGCTCGGGGTgcagactctcctcctgtaaggggagaggggacgggTTAATGCTCGGGGTgcagactctcctcctgtaaggggagaggggacgggTTAATGCTCGGGGTGTagactctcctcctgtaaggggagagggGACCGGTTAATGCTCGGGGTgcagactctcctcctgtaaggggaAGGGGACCGGTTAATGCTCGGGGTGTagactctcctcctgtaaggggagaggggacgggTTAATGCTCGGGGTgcagactctcctcctgtaaggggagaggggacgggTTAATGCTCGGGGTGTagactctcctcctgtaaggggagaggggacgggTTAATGCTCGGGGTgcagactctcctcctgtaaggggagaggggacgggTTAATGCTCGGGGTgcagactctcctcctgtaaggggagaggggacgggTTAATGCTCGGGGTGTagactctcctcctgtaaggggagagggGACCGGTTAATGCTCGGGGTgcagactctcctcctgtaaggggaAGGGGACCGGTTAATGCTCGGGGTGTagactctcctcctgtaaggggagaggggacgggTTAATGCTCGGGGTgcagactctcctcctgtaaggggagagggGACCGGTTAATGCTCGGGGTGCAGAATctcctcctgtaaggggagaggggacgggTTAATGCTCGGGGTgcagactctcctcctgtaaggggagaggggacgggTTAATGCTCGGGGTGTagactctcctcctgtaaggggagagggGTCGGGTTGCTGCTCGGGGTgcagactctcctcctgtaaattttggccagaacaccaggagaactctcctgtccCTCTTTGTGTtcggccatgggatgttttatgttCCTCTAAATGAGCAGTTTGGACTTTGATTTAAAGTCGCACCCATAAGATAGCCCCTCTGATGGGCAGTACTCCCTCTGTCATACACTgatgtatcagcctagattatatgctgaagtcctggagtgggatttgagcccacaactttctgacttggcAGTAAGAGTGCCAAGCTGCCGTTTGAGGAGTAAGGAGAGGACAGTTTAAAGATTGAGGTGTCGATCCCTGGTCGAAGGTTTACAccacctttctgtttttctttccatgTGCTGCTGTGTCCCTCCAGCATCTTTTGTTTGTTTCACATTTACCCTATTTGTCGTTCTTTTATTGGTTTGCTGGGGCAGGCATGGTACGTGCACAAGGGTCTCTGTTGCATTGCTGGTAAGAGACTTTCTGCAGGCACCCTACCAATGGTTATAATGACCCAAGTCTTGTTTGTGTTGCAGCATGGACTGAGGATGAAGATCTGAGTGCTGTCCTGTGTGAATTTGATGCAGTGATTGAGGATTTCACCTCCCCTCTGAACAAGAGACATTTCAGATATGATGAGCACTTAAGATGCATGAAGAGGAGAAGCAGCATGAGCATCAGTGACTGTGGCATTAGTGATTCAGACAGTGAGTATTAAATACTGAGCAAGGTGCCCCTAATGTGGGGGAGGGTCTCCAACCTTTTGAGCAGGACCAGGATCCATGTGCCACAGCTGGTCAGTGAGTTGTGTGCAATTAAATCACTCTGGGATTGGACAGAACCTTGGCTAAACATCAAATCTGACCCCATCTCCTTCCTTGATCAAACCTTTTCACAGATCTTGTGAAAAGGATCACAAGACAGTTATTGATGAGGAAGATGATTGAGCCCACCTGAATGGATGAATTCAGAAAGATCctaaaattccccccccccattgcagcatctaattgtttcttaaatgattccaggatttgcGTTTCCACCACTCTGGAAGCCTACTGTGTGGGCTGGGCTCGCTGTGCCACCTGGCCATTTGGACTTGTGTACTCTTATCCTAGATAACTCAAACTTGACCCTAGGGaacagccttgtggctcttttcCGCACTGCCCCAGTAACTTGAATATCTCCCTCGCTTCTCGGTGACCTGATTTCAGCCAAGTATTGAATGAACGGTCTGcctagagcactgtacagtttgatcactacctcctctgacttgtattctactgattGGCCAGTCTAGTTCAACGTtggattggctttgttgattgttgctctgcattgGATAGCACATCTCCCACCTGTCCTCTCTTCACACCGTGTCGATATTTAGCTGTATTGTACACGGTGGGAAATTATTTAATCTTTGCTCCATGCAAAATGGAAACAAAATGTGCTGTTTACTAATTGATCAGTGAAGGTGTGGAGCTATGAACCTTTGTGGCACAGCAACCAGCCTCTGCTTCCTCATCAGTTTGAATTCTTTGATGTACATGTTCCACCCGAGTGGTCTCAGTGCACTAGTTCCTGTTTACTTTTAAAACCACAGGTACAGATTCACTTCGGAGAAACAGTTTCAGTTTCAGCGACGAGAAGCTTAATAGTTCCACACTTTCATCTTCCAAAGGTATTGTTGCTTTCTCTTGTCACTTGTCTGATTACTCTTATTATTCAAGGGAGGATTTTTGGAGTCCGTGCTGAGCCTTGCACGTTGGCAGTATGTCGGGAAAATACAATATAAAATTGgtgaatcggtaacaaggggtTTGGACTATGGATTATCAGTAGAAGGCCAAAGGTGGAAGTTAGAACAAATGTTTTCACTGCAGGAAGCTTCATGATGTTTCCATGCTACATGCTCATCCCATGCATTATTCGTTAAGATTGTGATGTGTTCCCCAGTTGTTTTTGACGTGCAGGATTAATCTTCCGACCCCTATGAGATTTCAGGCTGTGGAAGATCCTGTCCCAAAGGGAGCTGACCAAATAGGTGGGGATGGTAAGGCCCATCGTGGTCCTGGTAGCCTACGAGATCTTTGTCTGGGAGGATTGTGCGCAGTTGAGTGCTTGTTTGGCAGCTGTTCTGCTGGCACTAATCGATCAGGATCAGATGGAATTTGTAGGGCCTGGTGTGGGAGTTTGAACTGACTCACTCTTCTGCAGCTAGAGATGGCAGCAGTTATCTCTGTGCCTCCTGCTAGTCCTCTGTTAGTGGGAGACGCAGGTCTCATCTAGAgtcatttagtttttttttgatgTCGGGGAGATTAGCCTGGCGTAGGGGAGGAGATATGCCCACATGGGAGCTCTGCTATGGAGAAAAGGCCGGCTATCACTGTAGTTTGGGGAGAATGGCAGGGTGCCAGGGAGGTAGTGCTCCTGTTGTGTGAAGTGGAACTTATCGAAAAGCTGCTGGAACTACATCATCTGGGCCCTGTGGAGCATAAGGATgtcaggccttcgagagggtgcagaagagatttattagaatggtgccagggatgagggacttgagttatgtggagagactggagaagctgggattgctctccttttaaaatagagaaggttaaggggagatttgagaggtgatcaaaatcatgaaccgaATAAACAAGGAGAAAtggcttccagtggcagaaggatcggtaaccagaagacacagatttaaggtgatcagcgaaagagccagaggcgacatgaggaaacattttttaatgcagtgagttgtaatgatctggaatgcactgcctgaaatggtggtggaagcagattcaacagtgactttcaagagaattggataaatacttgaaaagaagaaatttgtAGTCTACAAGGaacgagcaggagaatgggactaattggagagctctttcaaagagccggcacaatgggctgaatggccgcctcctgtgctgtaactattataCTGATAAATGAGCTTGCATTCATGGCTCCGAAGGTTGAGGTTATTTTAATTTCTAACTCCGGGGACACATTTCCATCATTGTCCAATGTAAATAGccatcccctctccccgccaATGTTTGGCCATGGGTGGGCCTTTTCACACTGCGCGGTAGTGTAGTTCTGATTGCTGCCCTTATAAGGAAAAATcaattccagtggcagaagggtcggtaaccagaggacacagatttaaggtgatcggcaaaagaaccagaggcaacgtgaggaaacatttttttttaagcagcaagttgttataatctggattgcactgcctgaaagggtggtggaaacagattcaatagtaactttcaaaagggaattggataaatacttgaagggaaaaaaattgcagggatatgggattaattggatagctgtcagctggcatggacatgatgggtcaaatggcctcctcctgtgctgtatctaccatGATTATTGGACCTTACCCTGGTACCAGGCAAGGTCCCAGCCAGAAGCATAAAGCCGCTAGCGTCTCGCTCAAGTGACTGTGTACGTGCATTCTTGGCTTGTGTAGTTGCTTTAAGCTGCTCGTGCTGCAGTTAGTTCTTTACTAGGTCTTCAGTGGTCAGCTTTA
Coding sequences:
- the LOC137327081 gene encoding regulator of cell cycle RGCC-like isoform X2, giving the protein MKMHKGRTAARSWTEDEDLSAVLCEFDAVIEDFTSPLNKRHFRYDEHLRCMKRRSSMSISDCGISDSDSTDSLRRNSFSFSDEKLNSSTLSSSKAKLGDTKELEDFIADLDRTLESM
- the LOC137327081 gene encoding regulator of cell cycle RGCC-like isoform X1; protein product: MCCCVPPASFVCFTFTLFVVLLLVCWGRHAWTEDEDLSAVLCEFDAVIEDFTSPLNKRHFRYDEHLRCMKRRSSMSISDCGISDSDSTDSLRRNSFSFSDEKLNSSTLSSSKAKLGDTKELEDFIADLDRTLESM